Proteins encoded by one window of Vidua chalybeata isolate OUT-0048 chromosome 15, bVidCha1 merged haplotype, whole genome shotgun sequence:
- the UIMC1 gene encoding BRCA1-A complex subunit RAP80 isoform X1, translating into MPRRKKPAEGLESRGQDGEEEEEEKRNPANAKKKRSFVDAFIVISDSDGEQESKEESGLQKKRTKQLDRTKFAAKRKIAQMTEEEQFALALKMSEQEAREVNCQEEEEEELLRKAIAESLSSCQPSDSSTASPQLSVEALDSQGQSQPAEKEGSEILGGLAFCPDTPPSDCSSHSQSSGADGNGQMDVARSPLVVLRRLSQEIVESSLVSSIIVSPGKGQPLTRSSEKSCSPAKSDSNNMLPSTLGEDFMSLSPTFGKVASGGSWRLAPRRLFTSPSSSSEAAGHEPKEQLLPCTGHPVGEAGAGSSATLWKSRTTEQCDSPRSGGGAGTKHSSQPGHTAKVCVSTEQAEENEGSGSTPDLSMLTVVEEKHKQEEARDTVHYYWGIPFCPKGVDPNQYTKVILCQLEVYQKSLKQAQRQLLHKKEFGNPVVPSSSLSQNELGKGEEISRENGVADGTEDGDTEGQESENITWLHSAKRRDAESPGHSMEEEKNSTSDDEPTTSYCQPSQVLPAEDVPEDGEPMQIAQSISTMTPLGSKRSSDTATENSAEEEISVCPETQPSPLEAVEEESEELCSDSRGAPMQVGGDEDAGRTVSECSPPAAARVSCPLCDHSFPADEIELHAMYCNGTAGPEPGEDAPVLTRRQREARNKAASGKSSPPSSDIDKCEKCYLCKSLVPLLQYQRHVDSCLQAARQAQGTRRLRRVKDTGRQERGLLRMLELSESKSEGADAGTPLTGLGDQQSSPTLSAADGEPSADSPISLQHLPFHVSPAKPGISLEAMDGVVDSELPMALHAGSQQRPKGCRRRRHKF; encoded by the exons ATGCCGAGGAGGAAGAAGCCTGCAGAGGGCCTGGAGTCTCGAGGTCAGgatggggaggaagaggaggaagagaagaggaaccCAGCCAATGCCAAGAAGAAGCGCAGTTTTGTGGATGCGTTTATTGTTATATCCGACAGCGATGGAGAG CAGGAGTCAAAGGAAGAGAGTGGCTTgcaaaagaagagaacaaagcaGCTGGATCGAACAAAGTTTgctgctaaaagaaaaattgcac AGATGACTGAAGAAGAACAATTTGCACTGGCCCTGAAAATGAGTGAGCAAGAGGCTAGAGAAGTGAACTgtcaggaagaggaagaggaggagctcTTGAGGAAGGCCATTGCTGAGAGCCTTAGT agctgtcaGCCCTCAGACTCGTCGACTGCATCTCCTCAGCTGTCAGTGGAAGCACTAGATTCACAGGGCCAAAGCCAGCCTGCTGAGAAAGAAGGCTCTGAGATCCTGGGAGGCCTGGCATTCTGCCCTGACACCCCTCCCTCTGACTGCAGCTCCCACTCACAGAGCTCTGGAGCTGATGGGAATGGACAGATGGATGTCGCCCGGAGCCCCTTGGTAGTGTTGAGGAGGTTAAGCCAGGAAATCGTTGAAAGCTCACTAGTATCCAGCATAATCGTGTCTCCGGGGAAGGGCCAGCCACTGACAAGGTCAAGTGAAAAGTCTTGCTCACCAGCAAAAAGTGATTCGAATAACATGTTACCCAGCACTCTGGGAGAGGATTTCATGTCTTTGAGTCCCACCTTTGGCAAGGTGGCTTCAGGAGGCTCCTGGAGACTGGCACCTCGGAGACTGTTCACCAGCCCCTCCAGCTCTTCTGAAGCAGCAGGCCATGAACCaaaagagcagctcctgccctgcactggCCATCCTGTGGGAGAagctggtgctgggagctcAGCCACACTCTGGAAGAGCAGGACCACAGAACAGTGTGACAGCCCCAGGAGTGGTGGAGGAGCAGGTACCAAACACAGCTCACAGCCTGGGCACACTGCCAAGGTCTGTGTTTCCACAGAGCAAGCAGAGGAGAATGAGGGGTCTGGCAGTACCCCAGATCTTTCCATGCTGACTGTGGTGGAGGAGAAGCACAAACAGGAGGAGGCAAGAGACACAGTGCACTATTATTGGGGCATCCCCTTCTGCCCCAAAGGCGTGGACCCCAACCAGTACACCAAAGTCATCTTGTGTCAGCTGGAGGTTTATCAGAAGAGCCTGAAGCAGGCTCAGAGACAGCTGTTGCATAAGAAGGAGTTTGGTAACCCAGTTGTGCCCAGTTCTTCCTTGAGCCAAAACGAGcttgggaaaggagaggagataAGCAGGGAGAATGGGGTTGCTGATGGTACAGAAGATGgagacacagagggacaggagtCTGAAAACATCACCTGGCTCCACTCTGCAAAGAGGAGGGATGCAGAGAGTCCAGGGCACAGcatggaagaagagaagaactcCACTTCTGATGATGAACCGACCACCAGCTACTGCCAG cccTCCCAGGTACTGCCTGCAGAGGATGTGCCTGAAGATGGGGAACCCATGCAAATTGCACAGAG CATCTCCACAATGACCCCACTTGGCAGTAAAAGGAGCTCAGATACTGCCACAGAAAACTCTGCTGAAGAAGAGATCTCTGTTTGCCCAG AGACACAGCCAAGCCCACTGGAAGCTGTTGAGGAGGAGAGTGAAGAGCTCTGTTCAGACAGCAGAGGTGCACCTATGCAG GTTGGTGGGGATGAAGATGCTGGCAGGACTGTGTCTGAGTGCagtcctccagctgctgcccgTGTGTCGTGCCCGCTGTGTGACCACAGCTTCCCGGCTGACGAGATCGAGCTGCACGCCATGTACTGCAACGGCACGGCGGGACCGGAGCCTGGCGAGGACGCTCCAG TGCTCACCCGGCGTCAGAGAGAGGCAAGAAATAAAGCTGCCAGTGGTAAAAGCAGCCCACCATCCTCAGACATTGACAA GTGTGAGAAGTGCTACCTCTGTAAGTCActggtgccactgctgcagTATCAGAGGCACGTGGACAGCTGCCTTCAGGCTGCTAGGCAAGCTCAGGGAACCAGGAGGCTGCGAAGAGTCAAG GACACtggaaggcaggagagaggaCTCCTCAGGATGCTGGAGCTCTCGGAGAGCAAGTCTGAAG GTGCTGACGCAGGGACTCCCCTCACTGGATTAGGAGACCAACAGTCCTCTCCCACACTCTCAGCAGCTGATGGGGAGCCGTCGGCAGACAGCCCCATCTCCCTTCAGCACCTTCCTTTCCACGTGTCCCCTGCAAAACCCGGCATCTCCTTGGAAGCCATGGATGGTGTGGTGGACTCAGAGCTGCCCATGGCTCTCCACGCAGGCAGCCAGCAACGGCCCAAAGGCTGCCGCCGGAGAAGGCACAAGTTCTGA
- the UIMC1 gene encoding BRCA1-A complex subunit RAP80 isoform X2 — MPRRKKPAEGLESRGQDGEEEEEEKRNPANAKKKRSFVDAFIVISDSDGEESKEESGLQKKRTKQLDRTKFAAKRKIAQMTEEEQFALALKMSEQEAREVNCQEEEEEELLRKAIAESLSSCQPSDSSTASPQLSVEALDSQGQSQPAEKEGSEILGGLAFCPDTPPSDCSSHSQSSGADGNGQMDVARSPLVVLRRLSQEIVESSLVSSIIVSPGKGQPLTRSSEKSCSPAKSDSNNMLPSTLGEDFMSLSPTFGKVASGGSWRLAPRRLFTSPSSSSEAAGHEPKEQLLPCTGHPVGEAGAGSSATLWKSRTTEQCDSPRSGGGAGTKHSSQPGHTAKVCVSTEQAEENEGSGSTPDLSMLTVVEEKHKQEEARDTVHYYWGIPFCPKGVDPNQYTKVILCQLEVYQKSLKQAQRQLLHKKEFGNPVVPSSSLSQNELGKGEEISRENGVADGTEDGDTEGQESENITWLHSAKRRDAESPGHSMEEEKNSTSDDEPTTSYCQPSQVLPAEDVPEDGEPMQIAQSISTMTPLGSKRSSDTATENSAEEEISVCPETQPSPLEAVEEESEELCSDSRGAPMQVGGDEDAGRTVSECSPPAAARVSCPLCDHSFPADEIELHAMYCNGTAGPEPGEDAPVLTRRQREARNKAASGKSSPPSSDIDKCEKCYLCKSLVPLLQYQRHVDSCLQAARQAQGTRRLRRVKDTGRQERGLLRMLELSESKSEGADAGTPLTGLGDQQSSPTLSAADGEPSADSPISLQHLPFHVSPAKPGISLEAMDGVVDSELPMALHAGSQQRPKGCRRRRHKF, encoded by the exons ATGCCGAGGAGGAAGAAGCCTGCAGAGGGCCTGGAGTCTCGAGGTCAGgatggggaggaagaggaggaagagaagaggaaccCAGCCAATGCCAAGAAGAAGCGCAGTTTTGTGGATGCGTTTATTGTTATATCCGACAGCGATGGAGAG GAGTCAAAGGAAGAGAGTGGCTTgcaaaagaagagaacaaagcaGCTGGATCGAACAAAGTTTgctgctaaaagaaaaattgcac AGATGACTGAAGAAGAACAATTTGCACTGGCCCTGAAAATGAGTGAGCAAGAGGCTAGAGAAGTGAACTgtcaggaagaggaagaggaggagctcTTGAGGAAGGCCATTGCTGAGAGCCTTAGT agctgtcaGCCCTCAGACTCGTCGACTGCATCTCCTCAGCTGTCAGTGGAAGCACTAGATTCACAGGGCCAAAGCCAGCCTGCTGAGAAAGAAGGCTCTGAGATCCTGGGAGGCCTGGCATTCTGCCCTGACACCCCTCCCTCTGACTGCAGCTCCCACTCACAGAGCTCTGGAGCTGATGGGAATGGACAGATGGATGTCGCCCGGAGCCCCTTGGTAGTGTTGAGGAGGTTAAGCCAGGAAATCGTTGAAAGCTCACTAGTATCCAGCATAATCGTGTCTCCGGGGAAGGGCCAGCCACTGACAAGGTCAAGTGAAAAGTCTTGCTCACCAGCAAAAAGTGATTCGAATAACATGTTACCCAGCACTCTGGGAGAGGATTTCATGTCTTTGAGTCCCACCTTTGGCAAGGTGGCTTCAGGAGGCTCCTGGAGACTGGCACCTCGGAGACTGTTCACCAGCCCCTCCAGCTCTTCTGAAGCAGCAGGCCATGAACCaaaagagcagctcctgccctgcactggCCATCCTGTGGGAGAagctggtgctgggagctcAGCCACACTCTGGAAGAGCAGGACCACAGAACAGTGTGACAGCCCCAGGAGTGGTGGAGGAGCAGGTACCAAACACAGCTCACAGCCTGGGCACACTGCCAAGGTCTGTGTTTCCACAGAGCAAGCAGAGGAGAATGAGGGGTCTGGCAGTACCCCAGATCTTTCCATGCTGACTGTGGTGGAGGAGAAGCACAAACAGGAGGAGGCAAGAGACACAGTGCACTATTATTGGGGCATCCCCTTCTGCCCCAAAGGCGTGGACCCCAACCAGTACACCAAAGTCATCTTGTGTCAGCTGGAGGTTTATCAGAAGAGCCTGAAGCAGGCTCAGAGACAGCTGTTGCATAAGAAGGAGTTTGGTAACCCAGTTGTGCCCAGTTCTTCCTTGAGCCAAAACGAGcttgggaaaggagaggagataAGCAGGGAGAATGGGGTTGCTGATGGTACAGAAGATGgagacacagagggacaggagtCTGAAAACATCACCTGGCTCCACTCTGCAAAGAGGAGGGATGCAGAGAGTCCAGGGCACAGcatggaagaagagaagaactcCACTTCTGATGATGAACCGACCACCAGCTACTGCCAG cccTCCCAGGTACTGCCTGCAGAGGATGTGCCTGAAGATGGGGAACCCATGCAAATTGCACAGAG CATCTCCACAATGACCCCACTTGGCAGTAAAAGGAGCTCAGATACTGCCACAGAAAACTCTGCTGAAGAAGAGATCTCTGTTTGCCCAG AGACACAGCCAAGCCCACTGGAAGCTGTTGAGGAGGAGAGTGAAGAGCTCTGTTCAGACAGCAGAGGTGCACCTATGCAG GTTGGTGGGGATGAAGATGCTGGCAGGACTGTGTCTGAGTGCagtcctccagctgctgcccgTGTGTCGTGCCCGCTGTGTGACCACAGCTTCCCGGCTGACGAGATCGAGCTGCACGCCATGTACTGCAACGGCACGGCGGGACCGGAGCCTGGCGAGGACGCTCCAG TGCTCACCCGGCGTCAGAGAGAGGCAAGAAATAAAGCTGCCAGTGGTAAAAGCAGCCCACCATCCTCAGACATTGACAA GTGTGAGAAGTGCTACCTCTGTAAGTCActggtgccactgctgcagTATCAGAGGCACGTGGACAGCTGCCTTCAGGCTGCTAGGCAAGCTCAGGGAACCAGGAGGCTGCGAAGAGTCAAG GACACtggaaggcaggagagaggaCTCCTCAGGATGCTGGAGCTCTCGGAGAGCAAGTCTGAAG GTGCTGACGCAGGGACTCCCCTCACTGGATTAGGAGACCAACAGTCCTCTCCCACACTCTCAGCAGCTGATGGGGAGCCGTCGGCAGACAGCCCCATCTCCCTTCAGCACCTTCCTTTCCACGTGTCCCCTGCAAAACCCGGCATCTCCTTGGAAGCCATGGATGGTGTGGTGGACTCAGAGCTGCCCATGGCTCTCCACGCAGGCAGCCAGCAACGGCCCAAAGGCTGCCGCCGGAGAAGGCACAAGTTCTGA
- the UIMC1 gene encoding BRCA1-A complex subunit RAP80 isoform X3: MPRRKKPAEGLESRGQDGEEEEEEKRNPANAKKKRSFVDAFIVISDSDGEQESKEESGLQKKRTKQLDRTKFAAKRKIAQMTEEEQFALALKMSEQEAREVNCQEEEEEELLRKAIAESLSSCQPSDSSTASPQLSVEALDSQGQSQPAEKEGSEILGGLAFCPDTPPSDCSSHSQSSGADGNGQMDVARSPLVVLRRLSQEIVESSLVSSIIVSPGKGQPLTRSSEKSCSPAKSDSNNMLPSTLGEDFMSLSPTFGKVASGGSWRLAPRRLFTSPSSSSEAAGHEPKEQLLPCTGHPVGEAGAGSSATLWKSRTTEQCDSPRSGGGAGTKHSSQPGHTAKVCVSTEQAEENEGSGSTPDLSMLTVVEEKHKQEEARDTVHYYWGIPFCPKGVDPNQYTKVILCQLEVYQKSLKQAQRQLLHKKEFGNPVVPSSSLSQNELGKGEEISRENGVADGTEDGDTEGQESENITWLHSAKRRDAESPGHSMEEEKNSTSDDEPTTSYCQPSQVLPAEDVPEDGEPMQIAQSISTMTPLGSKRSSDTATENSAEEEISVCPETQPSPLEAVEEESEELCSDSRGAPMQVGGDEDAGRTVSECSPPAAARVSCPLCDHSFPADEIELHAMYCNGTAGPEPGEDAPVLTRRQREARNKAASGKSSPPSSDIDKCEKCYLCKSLVPLLQYQRHVDSCLQAARQAQGTRRLRRVKVLTQGLPSLD; encoded by the exons ATGCCGAGGAGGAAGAAGCCTGCAGAGGGCCTGGAGTCTCGAGGTCAGgatggggaggaagaggaggaagagaagaggaaccCAGCCAATGCCAAGAAGAAGCGCAGTTTTGTGGATGCGTTTATTGTTATATCCGACAGCGATGGAGAG CAGGAGTCAAAGGAAGAGAGTGGCTTgcaaaagaagagaacaaagcaGCTGGATCGAACAAAGTTTgctgctaaaagaaaaattgcac AGATGACTGAAGAAGAACAATTTGCACTGGCCCTGAAAATGAGTGAGCAAGAGGCTAGAGAAGTGAACTgtcaggaagaggaagaggaggagctcTTGAGGAAGGCCATTGCTGAGAGCCTTAGT agctgtcaGCCCTCAGACTCGTCGACTGCATCTCCTCAGCTGTCAGTGGAAGCACTAGATTCACAGGGCCAAAGCCAGCCTGCTGAGAAAGAAGGCTCTGAGATCCTGGGAGGCCTGGCATTCTGCCCTGACACCCCTCCCTCTGACTGCAGCTCCCACTCACAGAGCTCTGGAGCTGATGGGAATGGACAGATGGATGTCGCCCGGAGCCCCTTGGTAGTGTTGAGGAGGTTAAGCCAGGAAATCGTTGAAAGCTCACTAGTATCCAGCATAATCGTGTCTCCGGGGAAGGGCCAGCCACTGACAAGGTCAAGTGAAAAGTCTTGCTCACCAGCAAAAAGTGATTCGAATAACATGTTACCCAGCACTCTGGGAGAGGATTTCATGTCTTTGAGTCCCACCTTTGGCAAGGTGGCTTCAGGAGGCTCCTGGAGACTGGCACCTCGGAGACTGTTCACCAGCCCCTCCAGCTCTTCTGAAGCAGCAGGCCATGAACCaaaagagcagctcctgccctgcactggCCATCCTGTGGGAGAagctggtgctgggagctcAGCCACACTCTGGAAGAGCAGGACCACAGAACAGTGTGACAGCCCCAGGAGTGGTGGAGGAGCAGGTACCAAACACAGCTCACAGCCTGGGCACACTGCCAAGGTCTGTGTTTCCACAGAGCAAGCAGAGGAGAATGAGGGGTCTGGCAGTACCCCAGATCTTTCCATGCTGACTGTGGTGGAGGAGAAGCACAAACAGGAGGAGGCAAGAGACACAGTGCACTATTATTGGGGCATCCCCTTCTGCCCCAAAGGCGTGGACCCCAACCAGTACACCAAAGTCATCTTGTGTCAGCTGGAGGTTTATCAGAAGAGCCTGAAGCAGGCTCAGAGACAGCTGTTGCATAAGAAGGAGTTTGGTAACCCAGTTGTGCCCAGTTCTTCCTTGAGCCAAAACGAGcttgggaaaggagaggagataAGCAGGGAGAATGGGGTTGCTGATGGTACAGAAGATGgagacacagagggacaggagtCTGAAAACATCACCTGGCTCCACTCTGCAAAGAGGAGGGATGCAGAGAGTCCAGGGCACAGcatggaagaagagaagaactcCACTTCTGATGATGAACCGACCACCAGCTACTGCCAG cccTCCCAGGTACTGCCTGCAGAGGATGTGCCTGAAGATGGGGAACCCATGCAAATTGCACAGAG CATCTCCACAATGACCCCACTTGGCAGTAAAAGGAGCTCAGATACTGCCACAGAAAACTCTGCTGAAGAAGAGATCTCTGTTTGCCCAG AGACACAGCCAAGCCCACTGGAAGCTGTTGAGGAGGAGAGTGAAGAGCTCTGTTCAGACAGCAGAGGTGCACCTATGCAG GTTGGTGGGGATGAAGATGCTGGCAGGACTGTGTCTGAGTGCagtcctccagctgctgcccgTGTGTCGTGCCCGCTGTGTGACCACAGCTTCCCGGCTGACGAGATCGAGCTGCACGCCATGTACTGCAACGGCACGGCGGGACCGGAGCCTGGCGAGGACGCTCCAG TGCTCACCCGGCGTCAGAGAGAGGCAAGAAATAAAGCTGCCAGTGGTAAAAGCAGCCCACCATCCTCAGACATTGACAA GTGTGAGAAGTGCTACCTCTGTAAGTCActggtgccactgctgcagTATCAGAGGCACGTGGACAGCTGCCTTCAGGCTGCTAGGCAAGCTCAGGGAACCAGGAGGCTGCGAAGAGTCAAG GTGCTGACGCAGGGACTCCCCTCACTGGATTAG
- the UIMC1 gene encoding BRCA1-A complex subunit RAP80 isoform X4, giving the protein MPRRKKPAEGLESRGQDGEEEEEEKRNPANAKKKRSFVDAFIVISDSDGEQESKEESGLQKKRTKQLDRTKFAAKRKIAQMTEEEQFALALKMSEQEAREVNCQEEEEEELLRKAIAESLSSCQPSDSSTASPQLSVEALDSQGQSQPAEKEGSEILGGLAFCPDTPPSDCSSHSQSSGADGNGQMDVARSPLVVLRRLSQEIVESSLVSSIIVSPGKGQPLTRSSEKSCSPAKSDSNNMLPSTLGEDFMSLSPTFGKVASGGSWRLAPRRLFTSPSSSSEAAGHEPKEQLLPCTGHPVGEAGAGSSATLWKSRTTEQCDSPRSGGGAGTKHSSQPGHTAKVCVSTEQAEENEGSGSTPDLSMLTVVEEKHKQEEARDTVHYYWGIPFCPKGVDPNQYTKVILCQLEVYQKSLKQAQRQLLHKKEFGNPVVPSSSLSQNELGKGEEISRENGVADGTEDGDTEGQESENITWLHSAKRRDAESPGHSMEEEKNSTSDDEPTTSYCQPSQVLPAEDVPEDGEPMQIAQSISTMTPLGSKRSSDTATENSAEEEISVCPETQPSPLEAVEEESEELCSDSRGAPMQVGGDEDAGRTVSECSPPAAARVSCPLCDHSFPADEIELHAMYCNGTAGPEPGEDAPVLTRRQREARNKAASGKSSPPSSDIDKC; this is encoded by the exons ATGCCGAGGAGGAAGAAGCCTGCAGAGGGCCTGGAGTCTCGAGGTCAGgatggggaggaagaggaggaagagaagaggaaccCAGCCAATGCCAAGAAGAAGCGCAGTTTTGTGGATGCGTTTATTGTTATATCCGACAGCGATGGAGAG CAGGAGTCAAAGGAAGAGAGTGGCTTgcaaaagaagagaacaaagcaGCTGGATCGAACAAAGTTTgctgctaaaagaaaaattgcac AGATGACTGAAGAAGAACAATTTGCACTGGCCCTGAAAATGAGTGAGCAAGAGGCTAGAGAAGTGAACTgtcaggaagaggaagaggaggagctcTTGAGGAAGGCCATTGCTGAGAGCCTTAGT agctgtcaGCCCTCAGACTCGTCGACTGCATCTCCTCAGCTGTCAGTGGAAGCACTAGATTCACAGGGCCAAAGCCAGCCTGCTGAGAAAGAAGGCTCTGAGATCCTGGGAGGCCTGGCATTCTGCCCTGACACCCCTCCCTCTGACTGCAGCTCCCACTCACAGAGCTCTGGAGCTGATGGGAATGGACAGATGGATGTCGCCCGGAGCCCCTTGGTAGTGTTGAGGAGGTTAAGCCAGGAAATCGTTGAAAGCTCACTAGTATCCAGCATAATCGTGTCTCCGGGGAAGGGCCAGCCACTGACAAGGTCAAGTGAAAAGTCTTGCTCACCAGCAAAAAGTGATTCGAATAACATGTTACCCAGCACTCTGGGAGAGGATTTCATGTCTTTGAGTCCCACCTTTGGCAAGGTGGCTTCAGGAGGCTCCTGGAGACTGGCACCTCGGAGACTGTTCACCAGCCCCTCCAGCTCTTCTGAAGCAGCAGGCCATGAACCaaaagagcagctcctgccctgcactggCCATCCTGTGGGAGAagctggtgctgggagctcAGCCACACTCTGGAAGAGCAGGACCACAGAACAGTGTGACAGCCCCAGGAGTGGTGGAGGAGCAGGTACCAAACACAGCTCACAGCCTGGGCACACTGCCAAGGTCTGTGTTTCCACAGAGCAAGCAGAGGAGAATGAGGGGTCTGGCAGTACCCCAGATCTTTCCATGCTGACTGTGGTGGAGGAGAAGCACAAACAGGAGGAGGCAAGAGACACAGTGCACTATTATTGGGGCATCCCCTTCTGCCCCAAAGGCGTGGACCCCAACCAGTACACCAAAGTCATCTTGTGTCAGCTGGAGGTTTATCAGAAGAGCCTGAAGCAGGCTCAGAGACAGCTGTTGCATAAGAAGGAGTTTGGTAACCCAGTTGTGCCCAGTTCTTCCTTGAGCCAAAACGAGcttgggaaaggagaggagataAGCAGGGAGAATGGGGTTGCTGATGGTACAGAAGATGgagacacagagggacaggagtCTGAAAACATCACCTGGCTCCACTCTGCAAAGAGGAGGGATGCAGAGAGTCCAGGGCACAGcatggaagaagagaagaactcCACTTCTGATGATGAACCGACCACCAGCTACTGCCAG cccTCCCAGGTACTGCCTGCAGAGGATGTGCCTGAAGATGGGGAACCCATGCAAATTGCACAGAG CATCTCCACAATGACCCCACTTGGCAGTAAAAGGAGCTCAGATACTGCCACAGAAAACTCTGCTGAAGAAGAGATCTCTGTTTGCCCAG AGACACAGCCAAGCCCACTGGAAGCTGTTGAGGAGGAGAGTGAAGAGCTCTGTTCAGACAGCAGAGGTGCACCTATGCAG GTTGGTGGGGATGAAGATGCTGGCAGGACTGTGTCTGAGTGCagtcctccagctgctgcccgTGTGTCGTGCCCGCTGTGTGACCACAGCTTCCCGGCTGACGAGATCGAGCTGCACGCCATGTACTGCAACGGCACGGCGGGACCGGAGCCTGGCGAGGACGCTCCAG TGCTCACCCGGCGTCAGAGAGAGGCAAGAAATAAAGCTGCCAGTGGTAAAAGCAGCCCACCATCCTCAGACATTGACAA GTGCTGA